The Natronosporangium hydrolyticum nucleotide sequence CTCCGCAACCTTGACTGGTGGACGTTCGGATTTCCAGCTAGCCACCAGGGCGCCGGCAACGAAGCGCACGGCCGGGTCGGCGCGACGCTGAGCTACGGCACGGTCCAGCTGGAGGTCCACCCGGCTTCCCTGCTTGATCAAGGCTTCAGCGGCAGCGGCGTCTGGGCCTCGGAGTACGCTGCGGTGGTAGGACTGGTGACCGCCGCTGCCGCGGTCGGCCGTGGCCAGGGCAACGGCTTTGCCTTGACCCTTGACTGGATCGACCACGAACTGCCCGATCTGGAGCTGCGCCGGATCGGACGCTGGCGCGCCGAGGCGGCCGACGACCGGGCGCTGGCGGCCTGGGGGTGGCGCCGCCGGCCCGATCCGGCACTCGGACGGCACTGGTCGCCACGCAGCCAGGGGGTGCTCAGCAGCGAGGAGCCGGGATGCGGTTTCCACGGTAGACGGCGGGCGCTGACCGACCTGCTGGAGTGGCTGAACGCGCTCCCCGACGGGCGATTGTTGGTGGTCACCGGCTCGCCCGGGGTAGGCAAGTCGGCGCTACTCGGCAGGATCGTGACCACCTCAGATCCCGAGTTGTCGGCGCAACTGCCCGCTCAGGACGACGCTCTCCGGGCGCCACTCGGGTCGGTCACCTGCGCGGTGCACGCCAGCGGAAAGACCGCTACCGAGGTCGCCGCCGAAATCGCCCGCGCCGCCTCGGTAGCCATTCCCGCAAGTGCTGAGGAGCTGGTGCCGGTGCTGCGACGCCGGCTACGCCTTCAGCCGGGCCGGTTCACCCTGATCCTGGACGCGCTCGACGAGATGGCCTCACCCGACCAACCGCGGCTCATCCAGCAGGTGCTCCCCTTGCTGGTCGAGCCTGGTCCAGGGGCGGCCCAGGTCGTCGTTGCTACCCGCCGCGCCGATCAGCAGGGTGACCTGCTCGAGGCATTTGCCGACTCCGCCGTCGTCATGGATCTCGACCGACATCCCTATATGGCCGAGGCTGACCTGGTCGCCTACGCCACCGCCGTACTCCAGCGGTGGGGAGCAGACCGTGCCGACCACCCGTACCGACCAGCGGCCGCAGCCGCGCCGGTCGCCCAGCGAATCGCGGCGTGCTCCGGCGGCAACTTCCTGATCGCGGGACTGATCGCACGAGGCCATGCCCGGGACGACACCGAGCCGGTCGACCCGGCCGACGTCTCCTTCTCACCAACCGTCGATGCCGCCCTCGAGTCGTACCTGGCCGGACTGGCGCCGGTCGGGACCAGCTCAGCCAGACTTGCGCTCACGGTGCTGGCCTATGCGGAGTCGCCCGGGATTCCGCTGCCGATGTGGCACGCTGGGATCGCCGCGCTCGGCGGAGATGCCGAAGAGCTTCAGCTGGCGGAGTTCGCTCACGGGCCTGCGGCTAACTTTCTCGTAGGCACCGACTCTGGTCCGTCAGTGCGGGGTTACCGACTGTTTCACCAGGCGCTCGCCGACGCGCTCCGGCGCGCCCGAGAGACGAGCGGCGTCAGCAACGCTGCTGACCAGGCCAGTCTGTTGGCCGTGTGGCTCCGACAAGGCCGTGGCACTGGCTGGACCACCGCCTACGACTACCTGCTGCGGCGGTTGCCGGTCCACGCGGAACAGGCGGGAGCGGTGGACGAACTGCTCTGCGACGACAGTTACCTGCTGCATGCGGACCTCGCGGCGATCAGTCGAGTGACCCAGGCGGCGGGCTCGGGGCTTAGCCGACGCCGCGCCCGGTTGCTACACCGGACACCTCAAGCGGTTACCGCCGAACCGATGACCCGTGCGGCGTTGTTCTCCGTGTCTGACCTCATCGACCAGCTAGCGACCGGCTTGCCCGCGAGTCGTGCGCCGTATCAAGGACGTTGGGCACACACCCGCCCCCGCGGCGAGCACACATCGCTCGAGGGCCACACGACCGCCGTACTCGCCGTCTCCTCCGTACCAGGGCCCGAGGGTGATCTGCTCGCCTCGGCCGGCGCCGATGGCACGATCCGGCTCTGGGACCCCGCGACCGGCCAGCCCAAACGCGTGCTCGATGGTCACACCGACCAGGTGTACGCCCTCTGTGCGCTGCCCGGCTGCCTCGGTTACTCGCTCGCCTCGGCCGGCGCCGACCACACCGTACGGGTCTGGGACGTGGTGAGGGGCGAGCCCGGGCCGGTCATGGCCGGCCACACCGATTGGGTCCGTGGGCTGTGCGCGATCACCGTAGCCGAGCGACCGCTGCTCGCCTCGGCCAGCGACGACCACACGGTCCGGCTCTGGGACCCCATGAGCGGTGACCAGCTCGGCAAGCTGCCGCACCCCGGCTGGGTCACGGCGGTCTGCCCGGTCACGGTAGCGGGCACGACGCTACTCGCCACTGCTGGTCTCGATCTCCCGGTTACGTTGTGGGATCCGGGCACCGGGGAGCGGGTTGGCGAATTCGCCGCTCCGCCCTACTGGTTAACCTCGCTGGCGGCAGTCTCCGTCGCGGAGCGGGAACTGCTCGCCGGTGCCGGATACGGCAACGGGCTCTGGTTATGGGATCCCGGCAACGGTCAGCCCGGCCAACTGGCGGCTGCGATCGACGCTCCGGTAGCTGCGTTGGCCACGCTACCGCCCGGCGGGCGAAGTCAGCTCGCAGCGGCGGGCGAAGACCGCTTAGTCAGGCTATGGGACCCGGCCACGGGCCGACTGGGCCCGGTACTGGCTGGCCACACCGACCAGGTAAGGGGAGTCTGCGCCGTCAAGGCCGGTGGTCGATCACTGCTCGCCTCCGCTGGCGACGACGGCACCGTTCGACTGTGGGATCCGAGCACCGGGGCAGCTGAGCGGGTGCTTGACGGCGCTGGGCTGGTGGCCCGGTTGGCGCTGTCGACCGCTGCTCACCCCAGAGTAGTCGCCGCCGCTGGTGGGGACGGTGATGTCCACCTCTTCGATCTGGTTACCGGTCGTCCGGGGAGACGGCTCGCCGCCGGCCCGGCCGCTGCCACCAGCATCTGCCCCCTGCCAGCTTCAGTTACTAGCTTCGCGGTCGGTACGGACCATGGCGCTGTCCAGCTATGGGAGCCGGAGAGCGGCTCGATCCGGATGCTCTCAGCAGGTCGTCCCGGCGCTCCGATCACAGGCGTCGCAGCCGTGGCCGGTCCAGCGGGCTACCTAGTCGCTGCCGCCAGCGATGACGAATGGGTCCGGCTTTGGCGCTTGGAGACCCGTAACCTGGAGCTGGTGCTTCACCACCTGTGCCGGGTGACCGCGATCTGCGCCGTGCCGACCTCCGGTGGCGAGCAGCTACTCGCCACCGCAGACGAGGACGGCGTGGTGCGGCTGTGGGACCCGGCCAGCGGAGAACGGCTCCACAGCCTTCGAGGGCACCACGCCGCCGCCACCGCGCTGTGCTCGGTCACCACCGGCGGGCGGCAGTTGCTCGCCTCGGCCAGCGAAGACCGGGGCATCCTGGTCTGGGACCCGGAGACCGGCGACCGGGTCGCCACCTTGCCGGGCCACTCTGGACGGGTAACTGACCTGTGCCCGGTCCAGATCGGCGAGGGCGACCAGCTGCTCGCCTCCACCAGCGAAGACCGCACGGTGCGGCTCTGGGAGCCGGCCAGCGGCGCCTGCCGGCATCAGATCCCCGTCTACCATCCCGCCCTCGCCTGCCGGTACACCGACGGCATCCTGGTGCTCGGGTTGACCGCCGGCATCCTCGCCATCGACCTCCGGCCGACCCTACTCTGACCGTGCTGGCGCGCCCGGTCGCCAGGCCCGGGACGCCGCTGGTCGCCACCCACCGCCGAGCGCCCGAAGTGCATTGAGGATGACCACCACGTCGATCCCCTCCTGCACCACCGCGCCGACCGCCGGCGGCAGTTGCCCGAACGCGGCAACCGCCATCGCCGCCAGTGACAGCGCCATCCCCACTGCCGCGCTCTGGGTCGCGATCCGGCGGGTACGGGCGGCGATCGCGACGGTGTCAGCGAGCCGTTCCAGCTCGTCCACGGTCATCACCGCGTCGGCTACCTCGGCCGCCACGGTGGCGCCGCGCGCCCCCATCGCCACCCCGACGTCGGCGGTGGCCAGCGCCGGGGCGTCGTTCACACCGTCGCCGACCATGACCGTCACCCCGCGGCGGGTCTCCTGTCGCACCCGTTCGACCTTGTCTGCCGGGGTGCAACCGGCCACCACCTCGTCGACTCCGACGGACCGCCCGACCTGCTCCGCCACCAGCTCCCGGTCCCCGGTCACCATGATCAGCCGTCGCAGCCCGGCTGCCCGCAGCCGGTTGACCGTGGCGGCGGCGTCCGGCCGGATCGGGTCCCGCAGCCGCAGCCCACCGGCCAGGCCACCGTCGAGGCTCACCCAGGCGATCGCGCTGCCATCGCTCGCTGCCCGGTGCCGCAGCGCCACCGCCCAGGGCGGTGGATGCCCATCGAGCTGCCCGACCCGGACCGGTTCGCCGTCGACCAGCCCGTGGATGCCCGCCCCGGGCTCCTCGGTGACCTCGGTCGGCACCGGCAGCGGCAACGACCGTGCGACCGCCGCCTGCACGATCGCGGTAGCGAGCACATGTGGCGAGAGCTGCTCCAACGCCGCGGCGGCCCGGAGCACCCGGTCGCCATCGACGCCGGGGGCCGGGACCGTCTCGGCCAACTCCGGGCGTCCGCCGGTGAGCGTGCCGGTCTTGTCCAGCAGCAGCGTCTCCGCCCGGCCGAGCCGTTCCAGGGTTCCGCCGCCGCGCACCACCACGCCCCGTCGGGCGGCCCGGGACATGCCGGCGACGATCGCGATCGGCACCGCCAACAGCAGCGGGCACGGGGTAGCCACCACCAACACCGCGACTGCCCGCACCGGGTCGCCCGAGAGCAACCAGGCAAGTCCGGCGACGAGCAGCGAGGCTGGCAGAAACCAGGTCGCGTACCGGTCGGCGAGCCGGACCGCGGGCGCCGTCTCGGCGGTGGCCGCCCGCGCTAGTTCGACGATCCCGGCGTAGGTGCTCTGATCAGCCGTGGCGGTGGCGAGCAGCCCGAACCCGGGCCCGGCGTTGATCACACCGCTGGCGACCGCCTCCCCCACCGCCCGCTCGACCGGCCTCGACTCGCCGGTGAGCACCGATTCGTCGAGCACCGCCGGGTCCTCCGCGACCCCGTCGACCGGCGCTACCTCACCCGGGGCGACCAGCAGCCGGTCACCGGCGGACACCTGCGCCAGCGGCACCACCTCGACGGCGCCCTCGGCGGTTCGCCGACGCGCGCTGCGCGGGGCGTGCGCGACCAACGCGCTCAGGTCGCGGGCGGCTCGGCGCTCCGCGTACGCCTCCAGCGTGCGGCCGGTGGCGAGCATCAGGCCGACGATCGCGCCAGCGAGATACTCGCCCACGGCGAGGCTGCCGGCGAGCGCGAGGACCGCGATCGCGTCCACCCCGGTCTGGCCGCGGCGAAGCGCCCGCACCACCCAGTAGCACGCGGGCACCAGCGACACCACCGTCGCCGCCGCCCACAACACCTCGGCGCCGGTCGGCACCCCGGCCAACCAACCGGCGCCGCCCAGGACGAGCAGGGCGCCCACTAAGGCCAGCAGCGTCCAACTAATGGTCGGCTGGTCCGGGCTGCGCTGCGCCATCGTCACCTCCGGCACCGATCAGCCGGCCGCGGCCGGCGTCACTCACCCATCATCCTGCGCAACGTCGGCGGTTGGGGGCAGAGTCGAAAGTCCGGGGCGACGACGCTCAGCGCGGGGTAGGCGGCCGCCCCGGCCCGGCGCGCTTGCCGCTCGACAACCGCACCTGCGTGATCGCGTGCCGGTCGATCGCGACGATCTCCGCGGTCCAACGGTCGATCGAGACCCGTTCACCGGCTTGGCTCGGCAGGTGCCCGAGCGCAGTGATCACCATGCCGGCCACAGTGGTGTAATCGCCCTTGGGCCGGTGTTCGAGCTCGACTCCCACATCGGGTAGGTCGTGCACCGGAAAGGTGCCCGGCAACAACAGCGCGCCGTCCTCGTCCCGGCGGGCCGCTTGGACATCCCGGTCGGTCTCGTCGTAGATCTCGCCGATCACCTCTTCGACCAGGTCCTCCAGGGTGACGATGCCGGCGACCGCGCCGTGCTCGTCGACGACCAACGCGAACTGCTGGCGATCGGCCTTGAACCGGCGCAACGCCTCGGCGGCGTGCAGCGAGTCCGGCAGCGGCACCACCGGTCGTAGCAGGTCGGTGAGCTGCCGGCGGTCGCTGGTGACCAGGTCCCGCAGGTTCACCACCCCGAGCGTTTCGTCCAGGTTGCCGTTGCGCACCACCGGGGCTCGGGAGTGGCCGGAGCCGGCCAACTGGCCGCACGCCTGTTTGATGCTGGTATCGGCATCGAGCGTGAACACTGAACGGCGGGGCACCAGCACCTGCCGCAGCCGCCGTTCGGTGATCTCGATCGCCCCGGCGATGATCAGGCGCTGCTCAGCGGTGAACCCCCGGTGCGCGGAGACCAGATCCCGGATCTCCGCCGGAGTCATCTCGTCCCGGTGTTTGCTGGGGTCGCCGCCGAAGAGCCGAACCGCGGCGTTGGTCGCCCGGCCGAGCAGCCAGACCGCCGGGGTGGCGATCGTGGAGACCACATACAGCGGCCGCGCCACCACCAGCGACCACCTCACCGCGTGCTGCATCGCGATCCGCTTCGGGGTGAGCTCACCGAAGACCAGCATGAGGAAGGTGAGCATGAGCGTGATCGTGAGCACCGCCGCTGGCTGCGCCGCAGGCCCGAGCGGCTCGTACGCCGGCAGGATCAGCTGTGCCAAGGTCACCGCGGCAGTAGCGGAGGCGAGAAACCCGGCGAGCGTGATCCCGATCTGGATGGTGGCGAGGAACCGGTTCGGGTCCCGCGCCAGTTTGGCCAGCACTTCCCCGCTGGTGGAAGCGCGCTCCAGCCGACGGAGCTGACCCTCCCGCAGCGAGATCAGCGCGATCTCGCTGCCGGCGAAGACGGCGTTCAGTGACAGCAGCACGACGAGGAGGATCACCTGCGGTAGGTAGTCACTCACGACTCACCTCCCCGCCACGCCCCCGCCCTGGGCATGGCTCCAGAACCACAATCCTCCACAGTGTGAACCTACCAGTTACGCCCGGCGCTGGCGCTACCCCGATCGCGCTCCGCAACCTTCCAATCACCCGACATCGCCGTACCCGGGTTGCCGGTTGGCCGGCGGTACGGTGGCCACATGGCCGCCTCGACCAACCCGGACCTGCTCGCGGCACAGGCGCGCGCGGCGCTGGACCGCGACGCCTATGACTACCTGGCCACCGGCGCCGGCCAGGAGGTCACGCTGACCGAGAATCTCGCCGGCTGGCGACTGCCACTGCGGCCTCGAGTGCTCCGCGATGTCAGCACTGTAGACACCGAAACCTCGCTGCTGGGTACGCCGGTCGCGGCACCGCTCGGGGTGGCGCCGCTCGGGTTCCAGCGATGGTTCCACCCGGACGGCGAGGTGGCCACCGCCAAGGGCGCCGCCGCCTCGTTGTTCGTGCTGTCGATGCGGGCGACCACCGGTTTCGATCAGCTCACCCCGGTGGCTGGCCCCTGGTGGTGCCAGGTGTACCGGCTCCAGGACCGGCAGCTCACCGTCGAGACGATCCGGCAAGCCGTCGCCGCTGGCGCCCGGGCGCTGGTGCTGACCGTGGACACCCCGTACGCCGGGGAGAAAGCCCGCCCCACGGAACCACCCGCCGGCCTGCCGGTGAACGCGCTGCTGCCCGGCCAGCCAGGCTGGGACGACCCCCGGTGCTGGGTCGCCGCCGACCTCAGCCTCGCCGACATCGGCTGGTTCCGGGAGATCTCCGGGCTACCGGTGGTGGTCAAGGGGGTGCTCCGGGGCGACGATGCCCGCGAGTGCCTGGCCGCTGGCGCGGCGGCGATCTGGGTCTCCAACCACGGCGGCCGGCAACTCGACGGTGCGGTCGCCACCGCCACCGCTCTGCCGGAGGTGGTCGCGGCCGTGGCCGACCGCGCCGAGGTCTACGTTGACGGCGGGGTCCGCTCGGGCCGGGACGTGGCCCGGGCGCTCGCGCTCGGGGCGCGGGCCGCCTTCCTCGGCCGGCCGGTGGCGTGGGCACTGGCGGCGGGTGGGGTGGCGGGAGTTCGCTCGCTGCTCGACGGGATCCACGCCGAACTGTGGGAGGCGATGGCGCTGCTCGGCTGCGCCACCGTCGACGAGCTGATACCGGACCTGGTCACGGGACTCGCTCAGTAGGCACCCCGCCTCCTATACCGGGAGGGGGTATAGTAGGCGCACGCCACCGGTTACCGATCCGCACCCCGGACCAGAAGGAGACTCCGCGATGATGTCGCACACCTACACCGTCAAGGGCATGACCTGCGACCACTGCGCTCGCTCGGTGACCGAGGAGGTCAGCAAGGTCGCCGGGGCCGTCGAGGTCACCGTCGACCTCAAGGCGGGTGAGGTGACGGTGACCAGCACCGGCCCGGTCGACGACCAGGCGGTGGCCGAGGCCGTCGAGGAGGCCGGGTACGAGGTCGTCACCGCCTGACCGGCAGGCGGCGACGGGTGCGGTCAGCCCCGCTTCATCAACCTGCCGACCGCGCCCATCATCTCGGTCGCCATCTCGTCGGCGCGGCCATCGGTCGCACCTTCGTGCATGCAGTGCCGCACGTGACCGTCGAGCAGGCCCAACGCCACCTTGTCGAGCGCCGCCTGGATCGCCGAGATCTGTGTGATCACGTCGATGCAGTAGCGATCCTCGTCGACCATGCGCTCGATGCCGCGTACCTGACCCTCGATCCGGCGCAGTCGAGCCTGCAACTGCTCCTTGGAGGCGGTGTAGCCACGGGTGGGCGGGGTGGGCGCGCTGGGCATGCCCCAAGGATAGCGGCCGCCGGACCGACTGCCCGCCGGTAGGCTGACGGTCAACCCCTACCCGGTAAGGGAGTCCAGCGGAGGCCCGACGTAGCTACCGGTGAGCCGGAACCGCAGGCCCGGCTCCTGGTACTCCTCCAGTGCGTGGGCGAGCCACCCGGCGGTCCGGCCGATAGCGAAGATCGCCTCCCCGGCGTCGGCGGGCATCTGCGCCACCTGTGCGAGCGCGGCGAGCGCAAACTCGATATTCGGCGGGCTCGGTGACCGTTCGCGAGCGGCGGCGACCAGACCGTCGATCCCGGCCCGAACCGCCGGCGCGGCCGGCAACTCGGGCAACCGCGCCAGCAACGCCGCCGCCCGGACGTCGCCGTCCGGATAGGCACGGTTGAC carries:
- a CDS encoding AAA family ATPase — translated: MPTRLTSPPDSWTAAVHPGPDDCRILGTGVVIAEHRVLTSAHILRTAQGRRNRVWVAFPKAGVPYQERREAHCRFIGDPRDLDLAVLELVHPAPAAALPARIRCVPADELRNLDWWTFGFPASHQGAGNEAHGRVGATLSYGTVQLEVHPASLLDQGFSGSGVWASEYAAVVGLVTAAAAVGRGQGNGFALTLDWIDHELPDLELRRIGRWRAEAADDRALAAWGWRRRPDPALGRHWSPRSQGVLSSEEPGCGFHGRRRALTDLLEWLNALPDGRLLVVTGSPGVGKSALLGRIVTTSDPELSAQLPAQDDALRAPLGSVTCAVHASGKTATEVAAEIARAASVAIPASAEELVPVLRRRLRLQPGRFTLILDALDEMASPDQPRLIQQVLPLLVEPGPGAAQVVVATRRADQQGDLLEAFADSAVVMDLDRHPYMAEADLVAYATAVLQRWGADRADHPYRPAAAAAPVAQRIAACSGGNFLIAGLIARGHARDDTEPVDPADVSFSPTVDAALESYLAGLAPVGTSSARLALTVLAYAESPGIPLPMWHAGIAALGGDAEELQLAEFAHGPAANFLVGTDSGPSVRGYRLFHQALADALRRARETSGVSNAADQASLLAVWLRQGRGTGWTTAYDYLLRRLPVHAEQAGAVDELLCDDSYLLHADLAAISRVTQAAGSGLSRRRARLLHRTPQAVTAEPMTRAALFSVSDLIDQLATGLPASRAPYQGRWAHTRPRGEHTSLEGHTTAVLAVSSVPGPEGDLLASAGADGTIRLWDPATGQPKRVLDGHTDQVYALCALPGCLGYSLASAGADHTVRVWDVVRGEPGPVMAGHTDWVRGLCAITVAERPLLASASDDHTVRLWDPMSGDQLGKLPHPGWVTAVCPVTVAGTTLLATAGLDLPVTLWDPGTGERVGEFAAPPYWLTSLAAVSVAERELLAGAGYGNGLWLWDPGNGQPGQLAAAIDAPVAALATLPPGGRSQLAAAGEDRLVRLWDPATGRLGPVLAGHTDQVRGVCAVKAGGRSLLASAGDDGTVRLWDPSTGAAERVLDGAGLVARLALSTAAHPRVVAAAGGDGDVHLFDLVTGRPGRRLAAGPAAATSICPLPASVTSFAVGTDHGAVQLWEPESGSIRMLSAGRPGAPITGVAAVAGPAGYLVAAASDDEWVRLWRLETRNLELVLHHLCRVTAICAVPTSGGEQLLATADEDGVVRLWDPASGERLHSLRGHHAAATALCSVTTGGRQLLASASEDRGILVWDPETGDRVATLPGHSGRVTDLCPVQIGEGDQLLASTSEDRTVRLWEPASGACRHQIPVYHPALACRYTDGILVLGLTAGILAIDLRPTLL
- a CDS encoding heavy metal translocating P-type ATPase yields the protein MAQRSPDQPTISWTLLALVGALLVLGGAGWLAGVPTGAEVLWAAATVVSLVPACYWVVRALRRGQTGVDAIAVLALAGSLAVGEYLAGAIVGLMLATGRTLEAYAERRAARDLSALVAHAPRSARRRTAEGAVEVVPLAQVSAGDRLLVAPGEVAPVDGVAEDPAVLDESVLTGESRPVERAVGEAVASGVINAGPGFGLLATATADQSTYAGIVELARAATAETAPAVRLADRYATWFLPASLLVAGLAWLLSGDPVRAVAVLVVATPCPLLLAVPIAIVAGMSRAARRGVVVRGGGTLERLGRAETLLLDKTGTLTGGRPELAETVPAPGVDGDRVLRAAAALEQLSPHVLATAIVQAAVARSLPLPVPTEVTEEPGAGIHGLVDGEPVRVGQLDGHPPPWAVALRHRAASDGSAIAWVSLDGGLAGGLRLRDPIRPDAAATVNRLRAAGLRRLIMVTGDRELVAEQVGRSVGVDEVVAGCTPADKVERVRQETRRGVTVMVGDGVNDAPALATADVGVAMGARGATVAAEVADAVMTVDELERLADTVAIAARTRRIATQSAAVGMALSLAAMAVAAFGQLPPAVGAVVQEGIDVVVILNALRALGGGWRPAASRAWRPGAPARSE
- a CDS encoding hemolysin family protein, whose product is MSDYLPQVILLVVLLSLNAVFAGSEIALISLREGQLRRLERASTSGEVLAKLARDPNRFLATIQIGITLAGFLASATAAVTLAQLILPAYEPLGPAAQPAAVLTITLMLTFLMLVFGELTPKRIAMQHAVRWSLVVARPLYVVSTIATPAVWLLGRATNAAVRLFGGDPSKHRDEMTPAEIRDLVSAHRGFTAEQRLIIAGAIEITERRLRQVLVPRRSVFTLDADTSIKQACGQLAGSGHSRAPVVRNGNLDETLGVVNLRDLVTSDRRQLTDLLRPVVPLPDSLHAAEALRRFKADRQQFALVVDEHGAVAGIVTLEDLVEEVIGEIYDETDRDVQAARRDEDGALLLPGTFPVHDLPDVGVELEHRPKGDYTTVAGMVITALGHLPSQAGERVSIDRWTAEIVAIDRHAITQVRLSSGKRAGPGRPPTPR
- a CDS encoding alpha-hydroxy acid oxidase, coding for MAASTNPDLLAAQARAALDRDAYDYLATGAGQEVTLTENLAGWRLPLRPRVLRDVSTVDTETSLLGTPVAAPLGVAPLGFQRWFHPDGEVATAKGAAASLFVLSMRATTGFDQLTPVAGPWWCQVYRLQDRQLTVETIRQAVAAGARALVLTVDTPYAGEKARPTEPPAGLPVNALLPGQPGWDDPRCWVAADLSLADIGWFREISGLPVVVKGVLRGDDARECLAAGAAAIWVSNHGGRQLDGAVATATALPEVVAAVADRAEVYVDGGVRSGRDVARALALGARAAFLGRPVAWALAAGGVAGVRSLLDGIHAELWEAMALLGCATVDELIPDLVTGLAQ
- a CDS encoding heavy-metal-associated domain-containing protein, with product MMSHTYTVKGMTCDHCARSVTEEVSKVAGAVEVTVDLKAGEVTVTSTGPVDDQAVAEAVEEAGYEVVTA
- a CDS encoding metal-sensitive transcriptional regulator, encoding MPSAPTPPTRGYTASKEQLQARLRRIEGQVRGIERMVDEDRYCIDVITQISAIQAALDKVALGLLDGHVRHCMHEGATDGRADEMATEMMGAVGRLMKRG